The Strigops habroptila isolate Jane chromosome 13 unlocalized genomic scaffold, bStrHab1.2.pri S16, whole genome shotgun sequence genomic interval TGCCCGCAGAGCCTGAGGATGGTTTGCTGGAGAGCGTGAAGCAGCTGAGGGCCGTGGTGTCCGACCTCGCCATGCTGAGCTGCCGCATCCAGGAATTGGAGCAGAGCGAGTTCAAGGCGCTGCAGACAGAGATGTGAGTTCAGTGGGGGCTCATGTTGAGGACTGGGCATGAGCAGCCTTTCTGGGACCTGCTCTTGCCCCAGCGCTGGGTTATTCCTCTCCTGCCATGGCTAGAAGAGCGTTTTCCAGCTGGTGGGATGCTGGGTTTGGTACCCAAACAGGATGGTGGGATGCTGGGTTTGGTACCCTCCAAGCAGGAGGGGGTTTGGTACCTGGCACTGTGCTCGCTGTGATCCCCATCCCCTCAGCACTGCTGTCTTCCCCCAGCTCCAACCTGCAGCTCCATTTGGAGACGGTGACAACGGAAAGCCAGGAGAAGATTGATGCCCAGGCTGCCACCATCATCAAGCTGAACAAGGCACTGAGGGGCAAGCTGGAGGTGAGCCGGTGCCAGAAGTGGGCCAGCACTCAGGCCAGGGCAGAGCCAAACTGGGACAGGCTGATCTAGGACACGGCGGAATCTGGGTGACTGGCTCTGGTGGTGCCCCATGGGTGCTCCTGGCTTGTCTGACCTTCTTGAACAGGACAAAACCTGCTCCCCCCTGATGTGCTGGGGGCGTCCAGGCACTGCCTGACCCTGCTTCTTACCCTCCCTGTAGAATgagaaggagctgcaggacGTGGTGAAACGACAGGAAGAGAAGATGCTGCAACTCATCGACAAGAGTGGGGAAGTCACGGTGCGCAATGGGGGCAGTGCCAGGCTGCGTGCCCGGGGGGTGCAGGCTGCAGGACCCCCCCTCTCAGCACCTCCTTTCCCTCATAGAGTCTGAAGGAAGAGGTCTTCCAGCTGAAGCGCTTGCTGCAGCGCGCAGAGACGGAGGCCAAGGTGCTGTGGGAGGAGATGAGGGGACAGAGACCCAAGGAGGACACTGTGTATGTGCAGGAGCGAGTCCTGCAGCGGCAGGAGGtgaggctgggggggggctgtCATATCCCATCCTGCAGGACCCCATAGACAGGGGACCCCCCACCCCAGGGCTCAGGGTAATATCTCAGTGGTGCTTTGCTCTTCTTCCAGATGGGCAAACTgcggctgctgctcctggagaagGTGGATGAGAACCAGCGGCTCTCAGATAAGGTATGGGGGAGCCCTGGGTTTAGTCCCTTCTTCTGGTCCATTCCCTGCCCAGCTTTAGGTCAGGTTCCTGACAGGCATCTCCCACTGTAGGtccaagggctggagctgcagctccatcGCAGCCAGAAAGCACTGAGGACCCATGAGGAGATGCAGGAGAAGATGAAGGAGGTAGAATTGACATTCAATCGCTCTCACCTTTGCTGTGACTCTTAATTCCACCACTCCTCATCCCAAATTCTGTCACTAATGCTGCTGTCACCCCCAGGTCCTGGTGGCTGTCCCTGACGTGGCCCTGGCGTGCCAGGAGCATCACAGCCTGCTGCGGTACTGGGGCTTGAAGCCAGAGAGTGTCAGCAAAGACGCTGCGGAGCCGCTATAGCCCGTAGGGTGAAACCTTCCCCTTGTTAATGCTGTAATTATTTATTGAATAAAGTTTTGTTGGTGTTCACCCTGCCCCGTGTGTTGGATGCAGGAAGCTCCCAGTGCCTGGGGTGGGGAcaactggtctggcttgtgcTGGCTGCTCCCGCTCCATCGCTGTCACGGGGCCATGGGCACGGCTCCCTGCCACCCCAGGGCCTCTCCTGCTTGGCAGGGAACAGGCACCGTgttccccaggcagcagcacagctcctcctcctgccctagATTCCCTCTGTGCCTGTCTCTTGCCTCCCCACTGCGGGGGGTACCCGAGGCTGGATCCTGCGTCCCCAGCATGGGCGTGTGTGGGGATGGTTTTCCCCATTCCCAGTGTGCCTCTGGCATGAagcatcacagaatgatttgggttggaaaggaccttaagatcattaagttccaaccctctgccatgggcagggggacctcacactagaccatgacacccaaggctctctccaacctggccttgaacagggatggagcatttaccacccgtctgggcaccctgtgccagcgcctcagcaccctcacagggaagaacttcctcgttatatctaacctgagcttgacctgtttaagtttaaacctgtttcatcaggtcccatggacttgtgcacattcagtCTCCTgagatgatctcgaacctgatcctctcccagtccctgcatctgccttccaagacttgagcagtgtggtcagagcatttgccaaTGAAGACTcattctccaaatccagggtcgccagttctcccatttccttcaggagagggcccacattatccctagaCTTCCTTTTGGTGGCAACATACATATAGAAGCTTCCTGTTATCTCTGGCATCCCTGGACAGACCCAATTCTATCTgtgccttagctttcctgacctgatgCCCAGCATGCCCTGGGTGGTGGTGAGAGCTGCCAGCCAAGCACTGGGAgctcagccagctcctgctcccagctcctccttgtcccctgctgctgcttgggggGCTCCCTTTGGGgctcccctgctcccagcacagttCCATCCTCGTCTCCCTCCTTCCCTACTGGGGCATCTCCTGTGGGATCCCCCTCCCGGTGTTCCCGACCCCGGGGATGCTCCCTGTCACCACAGGGGCCATGCAGCGCCTCCCTCCTCTGTCACAGCCCAAAATAGCAGCGTTCTAACAAGTGCTCTGGTTTTTAATGGCCTGTTTCTCTATGCCTGGAGGGGGGGGATATGACATTCCCCTGCCCTCTGCCGCAGCCCTGCGCCCTGTCTGGGGCGGGTGTTGCAACACCCAGGCTGCTGGCACCTTTATTTACCCTTGCACCCAGGAAACGGAGGTATTTAGGGTTGCGATTCTATTTGCTGGGTGTGTAAGCAGCTCATGGGGAAGCAGCACTCGCTGCTCCCTCATTGTGTCCCTCCCTGCTGGCAAGGGGTGGGATACAGCCCCCCCCAAGATGCCAGGCCggctggagctgggatgcagggGGAGATGCGCTCCTATTCCCGGGATTAGGGCCGTGCAGGGCGCTTGAGCCCTCCTTTTACGGCAGGGATTCAGCAGAGCCGGGCGCTGGCAGCCGGCCCGGACACGGCTATTGTCCCTGCTCCGGCTGCGGGCGGCTTTGGGGGGGCTGGGAACCCCCCCACCCTGGCCttgggctctgtgctgctgggattTGGGGTCTCTGGCATGGCAGCAGTGGGGTGGCACAGGGGGGTCTTTGGTCCGGAGGTGATGGGGAAGGACTCTGCTTGTAGCTGACAGTGGTAATAGGGGGGCACAAGGGGGTCCCCCAGCCTGTGGGTGTCATAGGGGGGTCCCTGGTCCAGAGGTGATGAGGGGAAGGTCCCTACCTGCAGCTGACAGTGGTAATAAGGGGGGTACAGAGGAGTCCCTGGCCTGGAGGTGGTGATGGGAAGGTCCCTGCTTGTACCTGGCAGTGGCAATAGGGGAGTCCCCAACTTGGGGGTGGTACAGGGGGGTCCCTGGTCTGGAGGTGATGGGGGGAAGACCCCTTCTTCTAGCTGACAGTGGCAATAAGATGGCATACAGTGGGGTCCCCAGCCTGTGGGTGGCACAGGAGGGTCCCTGCCTTTGGGGTGATGAGGGGAAGGCCCCTGCTTGTAGCTGACAGTGGTAATAAGGGGGGTACAGAGGGGTCCTTGGCCTAGAGGTGATGAGGGAGAAGGTACCTGAATGTAGCTGATAGTGGTAACAGGGGTGGCACAGGGGGGGCCCTGGTCCGGAGGTGATGAGGGGAAGGCCCCTGCTTGTAGAAGACAGTGGAAATAGGGGTCCCCATCCTGTGGGTAGCACAGGGGGGGTCCCTGACCCAGAGGTGATAGGGGGAAGTTTCCTGCCTGTAGCTGACAGTGGTAATAGGGGGGAGCACGGGGGTCCCCAGCCTGGAGGGCGGCACAGGGGGCTCCCTGCGTTTGGAGAGATGAGGGGAAGGTCCCCACCTGTAGCTGATAGTGGTAACAGGGGGGGGCCAGGGGAGTCCCTGGTCCGGAGGTGATGGGCGAAGGCCCCCGCCTGCAGCACACAGTGGCACTAGGGTGGCACATCGGGGTCTCCAACCGGGGTTGTAGCCGCGGGGTCCCCACCACCAGCAGGAGCAGCGGTTGCCGCCGGCGGGGGGGGTGCGGGCGGTGGCGGGGGGGCGGAGCGGGCCGGGGGGCCGGTCCTGCCGGGTGCCGCCCCGCCGGTCACGTAGCTCTGCGGCACCGCAGCCCCATTTACCGCGGGGCCGGAGCGCGCAGCCCGCAGTCCGCGCTCGCCGCCGCCCGCCCTGCACGGTAAGGGGGAACCGGGAGACCGGGGGTGGTCGTGGTGGGGAACGGGGGTTGGGAGGGGGGAACCCCGTCGGTGGGAGCGGGCCACCCCACCGAGGCTCCGGGATGGATCGGTGCGACGCCGCCGGCGGCATCCCGGGGGtcgggcagggctgggggggctcCGGAGCGGACAGACCCCCGGGCATGGGGGTGTTGTTGGATGGGGGGAGCCCGGAGCCAGCCCCTGCGCTGGCGCAGCCCGAGCCCAGGCGGCGCGGCCGGGGATTGCAGCCCTGTGGGGAAGCACCGGCCCCAGACGTCGCCATCCCCGGGGTACCCCAAACCTCGGGATACCCCTAAATCTCGGGTAATGCCGCCCTTTGGGTCcatccctccccaggcagcGCCATTCCCGGCGTATTTCCGCCTCTCCCTTCCGCACTATCCCCGTCCCCGCGCTGTCGCCGTTCCCCGCGGGGTACCCCCGGCTCCGGGGTATCTCCCTCCCCGGTCCCTCCGTGTCCTGTCGCGGCCCCCCGTGGTGCTGCGCTCCCTCAAGATGGCTGGGCTGGGGGCGGGCGAGCAGGCAGCAAAATGGCTGGGAGCTCCCCGGCATCCTCCAcgagggccgggccgggccggggtgAGGGCAGCCGCCTGCTGATGCAACGCGCCCGGCCCGCTCACCGTGGGGAGGGTCCCCGGTACCGGTGGCAGACGGAGGTGCCGCCCCGTCGGTGCGTGACTCAGAGCCCGTCTGCTCGCAGCCGCCACCATGACGCACCAATACCCCGCGCTGACGGCCGAGCAGAAGAAGGAGCTGTCGGATATCGCGCTGCGCATCGTGGCCCCGGGCAAGGGCATCTTGGCTGCTGATGAGTCCGTAGGTCAGTGGTTTTGGGGCGGGAATCTGTCCTGCCACCCCTTTATCCCTTGCACCCGAGGCTGAtgagggtgctgggtgcccGCAGGGAGCATGGCGAAGCGCCTCAACCAGATTGGGGTGGAGAACACGGAGGAGAACCGCCGGCTGTACCGCCAGATCCTCTTCAGCGCCGACAGCCGGGTGAAGAAATGCATTGGGGGGGTCATCTTCTTCCATGAGACCATGTACCAGAAGGCTGATGACGGAACCCCCTTCGTGCAGATGATCAAGGATAAGGGCATCGTCGTGGGCATCAAGGTGTGGGGGGTGTCCGGTGGGTTTGTGGGGTGCTTGGAGGGTGCTGGTGGGGCTCAGCACCACCATCCCCTTCTCTCTGCAGGTGGACAAGGGTGTTGTGCCACTGGCTGGGACTGATGGCGAGACCACCACGCAGGGTAGGTGCAGTGGGTAGGGGGTAGGTGCAGTGGGTAGGGGGTAggtgctgtggggtttggggctgtggggctgatgTGCTGTCTGGCAGGTCTGGATGGGCTGTCAGAGCGTTGTGCCCAGTACAAGAAGGACGGGGCTGACTTTGCCAAGTGGCGCTGTGTGCTGAAGATCAGTGACAACACCCCCTCTGCGCTCGCCATCATGGAGAACGCCAACGTCCTGGCCCGCTATGCCAGCATCTGCCAGCAGGTATGTGTCTGTGGCCAGGCATCGCCCCACGGGGTGGGCATTGACCCATAGGATGGGTGTTGACCTAAGGGGTCAGGTATCCATGGGGCTCAGCATTGCCCCTGTGCCTGGATATCATCCCATGGAGCTGGACATCAACCCATGGGCCAGGTAACACTGCACATGGATGGGCATTGACCCCCAGAACCAGGCATTGCCCCATGAGGTGGGCATCACCCATGGGGTCAGGTGTTGCTACATGGGGCTGGGCATCACCCCACAAACACGGACGTTGCTCCATGGAGCCAAGAATTGACCCTCCCGGGCTGGGCATCAACAGCAAGGGTGGGCATTGAGCCTTGGGGCTGAGCATCCCACCCCACGTCCAGTCATTGGTCCTCATGGGGATGTCCAGGGACACCCCCACGATGGCATCTACCTGGTGTTTGCAGAACGGCATCGTGCCCATCGTGGAGCCAGAGATCCTGCCTGATGGTGACCACGACCTCAAGCGGTGCCAGTATGTGACAGAGAAGGTGAGTGCTGGggtgggcagcagggcaggcaccgtgccatgccatgccaggGGTCTCCACGCTGCCTGTCCCCACTAGGTGCTGGCAGCTGTCTACAAGGCGCTGAGCGACCACCACGTCTACCTGGAGGGGACCCTGCTGAAGCCCAACATGGTGACCCCTGGGCACTCCTGCCCCACCAAGTACAGCCCCGAGGAGATCGCCATGGCCACTGTGACCGCGCTGCGCCGCACCGTGCCCCCCGCCGTGCCAGGTACCAGCACCGGGACATGATGGAGACCAAGAGGGGGATGCCCTGTGGCCCTCGCAGTGCCATAACCCCGCTCTCTGCAGGTGTCACCTTCCTGTCCGGGGGTCAGAGCGAGGAGGAGGCTTCCATCAACCTCAACGCCATCAACACGTGCCCGCTGGTGCGGCCATGGGCTCTCACCTTCTCCTACGGGCGGGCGCTGCAGGCATCGGCGCTCAGCGCCT includes:
- the ALDOC gene encoding fructose-bisphosphate aldolase C encodes the protein MTHQYPALTAEQKKELSDIALRIVAPGKGILAADESVGSMAKRLNQIGVENTEENRRLYRQILFSADSRVKKCIGGVIFFHETMYQKADDGTPFVQMIKDKGIVVGIKVDKGVVPLAGTDGETTTQGLDGLSERCAQYKKDGADFAKWRCVLKISDNTPSALAIMENANVLARYASICQQNGIVPIVEPEILPDGDHDLKRCQYVTEKVLAAVYKALSDHHVYLEGTLLKPNMVTPGHSCPTKYSPEEIAMATVTALRRTVPPAVPGVTFLSGGQSEEEASINLNAINTCPLVRPWALTFSYGRALQASALSAWRGQRDNATAATEEFVKRAEVNGLAALGKYEGSGDDSGAAGQSLYVANHAY